In the genome of Variovorax sp. PAMC26660, the window AGGTCGTAGATTTCCAGCTCCTTCATCTCGCGCACCACCGACGGCGGCAGGTCGTCCACCGAACCGAGGTCGCTGTGCTCGCCAGCCAGTTCGGCCAGCACTTCTTCGCGCCAGCGCGGATCGGCCGCTGTGCCTTCGACGACTTCACGCTTGGGCACGAAGAGCTTCGCGCAGATCAGGCCCGACACCACGCAGCCACCGAGGCCCGCGAGCATGGCGTAGGCGCGCGCCAGCTCGGGCGTGCTCACGGCGCTTGCGAGCACGCGGCTCGCCACGAGGTAACCCGTGAGGCTCACCGCGACACCGATGACGATGGACCACGCGAGGTGTCCCAGGTCGGCGGTGTCGCCCCATATCTCCACCAGCCGCCAGCGGGCGGGCGTTGCACTGTCTGCGTTCATTGGTCTTTGTCTCCGTCGGTGGTTATGTGACGGCCACCTGCGTGGCCGCCGCGGTATCGGCCGCGGTCCGTTGTGCGGGGCTCTCCCGCCTTCTGCTTGCCTACTTCTTGCGCAGCGCTTCGAGCAGCGCCACCGCGCGGTCGGTGCGCACGTCGTGCTCGGCCGCCATCTGCCTGGCGATGCCGTCGATCTCGTCCCCGGTGGCGCCCGCGACCAGCGCGATGTTGCGGGCATGCAGCGCCATGTGGCCGCGCTGGATGCCTTCGGTGGCGAGCGCGCGCAAGGCGCCGAGGTTCTGCGCGAGGCCCACGGCCACCGCGACTTCGCCCAGCTCCTGCGCCGACTTCACGTCGAGGATCTTCAGTGCGAGCCGTGCGAGCGGGTGCGTCTTGGTCGCACCGCCGACCAGGCCCACCGGCATCGGCATCTCGATGGTGCCGACCAGCGCGCCCGTGGCGTCCTTCTCCCAGGTGGTCAGCGAGGTGTAGCGCCCGCTGCGGCAGGCGTAGGCATGTGCGCCGGCTTCCACCGCGCGCCAGTCGTTGCCGGTCGCGACGATCACCGGATCGACGCCATTCATGATGCCCTTGTTGTGCGTGGCCGCGCGGTAGGGGTCGATGGCCGCGAAGGTGTACGCATCGATCACGCCCTCGACCACTTCTTCGCCGCTGCGCTCGCGCGTGGCCAGCACCGCGGGCGCAAGGCGCACGCGCGCACGCGCCAGCCGCAGGTCGGCCAGGTTCGACAGGATGCGCAGCCGCACCGTGCCGCCCGTGAGCTTCTCGACCAGCGGCGACACCGCCTCGGCCATGGTGTTGACGGTGTTCGCACCCATCGCGTCGCGCACGTCGACGATCAGATGCATCACCACCATCGCGCCGCGCGGCGTGTCGCCGAACACATGCACCTCGATGTCGCGGCAGCCGCCGCCCAGGCCGATCAGCACCT includes:
- a CDS encoding hydroxymethylglutaryl-CoA reductase, degradative, which translates into the protein MVADSRIPNFRALTPAQRFAHIAQAASLSDDEVALLAQPGALSVDRANGMVENVIGTFELPLGVAGNFTINGRDYLVPMAVEEPSVVAAASFMAKLAREGGGFEASSTGPLMRAQVQVIGITDPYGARLALLRARDEILAVANSRDKVLIGLGGGCRDIEVHVFGDTPRGAMVVMHLIVDVRDAMGANTVNTMAEAVSPLVEKLTGGTVRLRILSNLADLRLARARVRLAPAVLATRERSGEEVVEGVIDAYTFAAIDPYRAATHNKGIMNGVDPVIVATGNDWRAVEAGAHAYACRSGRYTSLTTWEKDATGALVGTIEMPMPVGLVGGATKTHPLARLALKILDVKSAQELGEVAVAVGLAQNLGALRALATEGIQRGHMALHARNIALVAGATGDEIDGIARQMAAEHDVRTDRAVALLEALRKK